The Perca fluviatilis chromosome 18, GENO_Pfluv_1.0, whole genome shotgun sequence genomic interval ttataaatcatgttttaatgttaaacatacatgtggcacagtgaatccttaggattactGTAGCTGTGGATGGCCtaagtgactaccttacctgaAGGACAGTAAGAAGTGGGTTATATTTGGTCaacaacaataatttggaggcccccctgcattgactctgaggaccccctggaccccctgttgaagatccctgctctagACTGCCACTGCACGACATAATTTACCAAAATCTAATCATGCTTCCATAAAAAGGACtggaacattttgttttggtttgttgTTCATATACACCAACAGCACGATGATTTAAATTTCTCTGACTTGGGTTTATTTTCATGTGTCTCTCCAAGAATTGGTATGTTTGGGTTGGTATGTGCAAGCTGCACTCTGATTCTTGGACATGATAAACAAAAACAGCCACCAGGAATTTTCATTTTTGTGGCTGTCTGAGGACAGCGACAGCCATCATTATGAATAAGGTGTAACTgccaaaataaaggaaacaccaACATAAAATCTTGGGCCACATGCCAGCTCCTTTTGTGCTTTGGCATACATTTTACACGTTTCATAAATGCATTAACAGCAATATACTTTCAAGGAAATCCTATTATCAGTGTTTTACTTGTAATTGTGGAccatggtgtttccattgccaCACCAAGATGCTGAATTGAGTTGAGAAGTGGTGACAGCGCCAGCTACAGTGAGTGATtcacattgttttcattttcatcctCCCTCTCAATGACCACTCACAGCCTGAAGAGACAATATCCTCCTGAAAACATTCCACTTCCATCAGGATAGAAACTCTTCACCATAAGGTGATGAAGGCAATCACTCCGAATTGCTTTGTATGTTTTGGCATTTACGTGTCCAGGACATTTTCCTCTTTCGTAACAAACCACTCACTCAACCTGGTGAAATCAAAGATATTGTGAAAGAAATCTTGAAAGAAAAAGGGTAGGATCAAGGGTCTGCAGCAGCTATCTGTGGTGATTGACAACATTCACTTCTTAAAGAGTTTGAGATAACATAATATGGTTTGTATCTGAGTCTGTAGTCGTGCCTCTTTAAAGCTCCAAGTTTTGTCAAGATTTCTACACCGGTACAGTATGTCTGTGCTGCGTGTATGCTAGTGCTTCAGCATACAAATTGTTAGCAGATttgggcgcctggatagctcagttgggggAGCGGACGCCAATGTacagaggtttatgcctcgacctgcggccctttgctgcatgtcattcccctaccctctctcctctttcatgtcttcagcagtcctgtcaataaaggccaaaaaatgCCCCAACAAATAATTGTTAGCGGCTTTGCCCAAACACATTTTTAGCAAACCATTTTTAGAGAGAGTATGGCCGATCAGGTTTGTCTCCTCAGGAGTCAGAAAGCTGCAAATAGACCTGTCTAAATATTTCCAAAACAAAATACTGTCTACAGCAGACTGAAGTTACTTTTGAGAAACAGTGCTCGGATAAATTCATAAGTTAAACTGCCAATATCTATCCACGATTTAAACTCTGCTCAAGGCCCTGCTGTGACGAGCAGTTGATGACCATGAACGATGTCCAGACTCAGAGCTCCATTCATGAACTGTTCATCTGtaagcaaaacaaaataaatcaatctcacatttaaaaagcaaagtCCAAATGAAAACTATTGTGTCAATTATTTTGTGGCACATGTAAAAGTGATCTGCAACATATCAGCTTTCTGTTACGTGCTCTCATGAACAATTACTGTGGGACCACTTCAATGAATGGTTTAGAAGTGAAGATATTCCTGCAAACAGATAAAAGTACTGTGTCATCTAGGTTGAATTGGAATGGGCAATACTGTCCTGTAAAGCTCTTTAATTGTCAGGTCTTTTTATAAGTTGATAGGTAAAATATACCACAGATCTCTATTCCTTTTTTTATAGATGACAAACAGACTCCATATGAAAGAGTTGACATATTATCCTGCATGTTTATTTAGTGTCTAGTgtaacttattgtggcaataaaacctttttttctgattctgaagataagtcaatattttaaagtttctcattattttgagattctaagtcaatattttgagatttgttatattatgttaagatactaagtcaatattttaaagtttctcattattttgagattctaagtcaatgTTTTTAGAtaataagtcaatattttaagataCTAAGTCCATATTTTAATGTtcctcattattttgagattcaaagtcaatattttgagataataCGTCCATTATttaagatactaagtcaataatttaatgtttatcattattttgagattctaagtcagtATTTTGAGAtaataagtcaatattttagaTAAGGAAAAGAGTTTTAAACCAGACCACATCGGAGGTGAGAGGCTGAAAACATTCTGTTGCCTTGGCTCTGTATTTGATCTGGTAActtatttgtttcctttttaagGAACATTGCTTAGGGTGCTGTATCATAGCCAAAGGACCGGATCATTGTTTATTGTTTActtaaggatccccattagaaGCACATGGGTGTGCCTCTAGCCTTCCTGGAGTCGTGAGCAGGATGGGGTCATTCAAATGTAAGACTAAAAAAATATGAAGGATCTGTTTGGAAAAACTTTGTCaacggcaaaaaaaaataatcaaaaaggcAGGTGAGCTCCGGCCAACTTAACATTAAATGTTAATGTAACCTTATACTTCTCTCCTCCACAATGCTGTCCTGCCTATTGCTGGTTTATTTCACATTAATTTCACACAACTTTTATGTCTAAACAACCttcatcaggaagttgtggatATTGTGCAGACAATAAGTGAGAAGGAGTTTTTAGACTTGTATGCAAGTTCTGCTGCCCTTCAAGGCAGCTGTTAACTATTTATTTAGGAGTGTAAAGATAAGCCGTAGTTTATTAGGATTTTTATAGCAGCCAATCTTTTCTGAAGAGTTTTTAAAGGGGAAAAGGAAGGGAAAAATGAAGACAAGAAGGTGACTGGTTACTTAATAATTCTGAAACCTTCTGTGCAGCATGTACCTGCACTGTAACTGCTGCACATATTCATACttttcatactgtatatatctagCGTATTCATACTACTGTTAactattatttataatttaaattATCATTATACATGTGCACATTACTTCTTTGTAAGTTTActgctttttgcacttctggttagatgctaaactgcattttgttgtctcaaTACAGTTAAATCCAAtctaatttaaaagaaatcacTCAAAATGATTAATGAACTAATCATTGCAGCTCCAAATTCCTAATAGGATTTAGATCCTATGAATAGAATTAAGAAATAGGAGATATGCACTTACACAAAAGGCCGAAGGGATCTATGATCACATTATTGTTTTAGACACATGAGAGCAGGATCCCAATATCACTTCAATACAGAATTGATCTTCTCTTCATGCCTCACATGGTGGCATGCTCGGCAGTGGAAAGTAGCTATAtgtatttactcaagtactttattttagtacaatgttgaggtacttttactttccattttctgctacttcaTACTTCTACTACATATATCTGATAACTTTAATTGCTTTGCAGATTCACATTAACAATGCAAAATATAATGAACAAATACATTATGATGATTGATTATAATAGGTTAagataagacttttttttatccccAGTACAGGGGGAAATCCATATTTGCTCAGcaatatataaagaaaaaatatataaaatatatatgtaaaattagcccatttaccagctgcaacatgtACGTGATGCACACCttaatgcaacacacacacacacacacacacacacacacacacacacacacacacacacacacacacacacacacacacacacacacgacccaTACATCACATGTATAACGTTATACAATAGCAAAACACTGACAGGGAGCATTTTTCTGCAGCATGAGTAGCCTTCCTTTAACTTTGATAGCATAGCCTACTTTAagtattagtactttaacttaagtaaaggatctgaatacttcttccaccgctgaaGCAAAGAAGTTAGGCTGACATCTTTTataaatcaaaatattaacAAGGGGGGCTAGAGTGTAGAGAAAACATAGCAGGCCTTTGCATTACAGCCTTCAAGGCACCGGGTGGCGCTATGGCACACTAGGGTTTAAATGTGTTTCATAATGTCCAGCAGTCGGCGCTAAATCTCCTGCCATTCTTTGCCAAAATCAATCCCACAATCCCCACACACCGGCGGTGTATTCATTTGAATGGTACAACTGTGCAACGCTAGCGGATCTGTTTAGAGGAATTGCTCTTGAGTTTAACCAGATTTTCACGTTTTGGATTTACACATCTGTGGAGACCTCATGACCCATCACAAAGTAAACTGGTTGGTATTCAACTTTACTGTTTAGCTAAATGGTGAAAGTAAACGGCTCCCCGAGTTggcaggctagctagctagctcgcaTTAGCGGCCCAGCTAGTTACTATCAACGTCTCCGTGTATTCTTGATAGTTGAACTACAAGCTAACAGTTAAAGctaactgtaactgtagttCTGCACTAACTAGCTAGTTAGTAGTTAGCTAGGAGCACGAGCTAACTTTCAGCTAAGGGATGTAACGTTAACAAAAGTATCTCCTCCAAATGACGGCTGTCCAATTTGTAGCAACACTTGAAACCTACTAACTTTAATTAACATGGAGTGACATTTGTTGCAGCCtacctagctagctaagctTGTATCGCAGCAGCCAACGCCTTTGTAACTCAAATGTAAGTTAGCGGCATAGTTTTGTTTATCTCActtgaatgtttgtttttggtcTTGTTGAACCACCTTGCTGTATGTTAGATCACATTGTACGAGGGAAGGCAAGTTGTTAGGCCACGAAAAGTGACTTTGACTCTTGCAACTCCTGAATTTGTCCTCCTCTTTTTCCATAATTGTTTGTTCAACAGTGTCTCTTGTTATGGAAGCTGGTAAGCATGTCTGGTAACAAGAAGTCGTGAATGGTCAACCGGAACAAATCCATATGGCTTTCTGCTATCATGCCTGCATTTTTTTGCTGAAAAGAACATGAAGCAGGTATGGAGATGGGAAAGTGAATATCATGTCTTTATATAATTGTGTTTCTTAAGTCCTGGTGACTGTGAAGTACAGTTCAGTGGTATTGTAGTAATAGAAATTGTAGTAGTGGCTTCATTCCCTATCCTTTTGTTTTAGGTGGATATTATAAATAAGGAAGAATTAGATAAAGAAAGGTGAGTCTCTGATCCACATCTGTGGGATTCATCTAACTACGATCACTCATTCACTCTGTGTCCCACAGATCTTCCCTCTCAGTCACTGGACCATTAAGGCACCTTTCCATAACCATTATCACCATATGTGTGGCTTTGATCTTTACGGTTTTCTAAACTATGACAGCTTTGCATCTGGTCCATGTTTACTTTCCTCTTGGCAGATTTCAAGTCCATTACGGAGTACACAGCCCAGGCAAAGCGAAGCGATTGTCATCTTGCAAAAGGAAGGGTTGTCCATTGGTGGAGGTGGGCTTGAAGCTGCACCGCAGAACATCAGATGTAGGCCGTGTCTGTGATCCCGGCATGGCCAACAAAGAAAATGAGCTGACGTGCTCCGATGATGTGCGGGGCATGCACTACAATGACAACTGCGGGCTCCCTATGAACTCTGCAGAGGCATCCAAGATGGCAGGGGCCAGCTCCAAGTACAGTGACTTAACTGAGGTGAGAATTAAAACTATTGCTCTGTTGTAGTAAAAACGCAATTATTTTAATTCTTTCTTGGGGTCGATCAAATTTGCAACACTGTTGCACACTGAATTCCCTTTGTGCATTGTTTGTCTTTACATACAGTTATCAAAGGACCATGAAGCTATGACTCACATCCTTTTCGGAAGGAACCTACGACTAAAAGTAGCCCAAACACTATGGCAAAAAAACGCCAGTGAATTAGTGGCCTACCTGATAAGGTAAAACAGAAACAGTAACCACTAACACTGCCTTTTGGTAGTTTTTATGTTCATTCCTCAATCACACAtgcttcatatttaatcatttgTTGGTTTCACAGAATTGAAGACACAGGGGTGCTGCTTGACTGCTTACCTGTCTTAACAAACAAGTGAGTCTCATCTGGGTGTTTGACAAATTTGTTTCTTAATGAATAAGCTTCCGCTGTAATGACTGAACTGCATAATTCTCCAAACATGTATTAAACAAGATCATGCAGCATCATTAGGGCCACAATTAATGGTTTTTATTATTGGTTAATCtatctgttctttttttcagttaatctgaaagtctgtaaaatgtcaaagaACTGAAAAATGTGCAGCATGGTTTTTCATAGGCTAAGGTTCCATCTCAAATTTCTTGTTTTGGCCACAAACTGTTAAAAATGTAGAtattcaatttaaaacaataattaaattcattattgtcatttttttgttttttcttgttagATTATTTCAACAATGAATTATCCACAATGTATGTTGATCAACTATCAATTGTTTTAGCTCTAAGCATTGTAATCTAAATTGTGTTTTGTGGCATTATcttcatataaatatatagatcATATGAAGTACACAACAGGTCAAACTGAGCATGAAGTTGCAAAATTTCTAGATCAGAGAGGGAAATCCCAAAATCCTGAATAGCATTTGTGTTCTCTTTTTGTGTAAAATTTGAAGATTTTTGCTGATGTTTTTTCcccaatatatatttttatacaaaatatataatataaatttaTCCCCATctccctttccctccctccccatcACACATATACAACCTCACCCCAACTCCAAACAATTCTTGAGTCTACATTGAAAATAATATTGATGATAATGATTAGCTGATAGATAATTTGACTGAAGTCAACAATTGAGACAGTTTgagccattttatttttttgtgcctGTCCACATTACTGACAATCGgctcactttctttctttcatcttGTCTTTTCTTGTTTCTCATCAGCCTAAAAACTGAAGCACCATGTTTGTCACTTGGCTGCTGCGTTGACCTCATGCCCCAAGTAAAAGTGATTCTTGCCAGTAAATATGAAGAGTAAGTGTCACTGAGGAATTGCATACATgtgtaataatgataataatctCTTTGACATTATATCTAGAAATCCTGGGTTAAAAGTGAATGGATTTACGGTTTAAGTCTTTAAAGATTATTCAAATCTCATCCGAGAAGGTTCAGCTGGTCTGATGAATAACTAATAAACTGAAGTGATGAAGCCTCTTGGATGAAATGTCTTTGACTTAAAACGGCAGTATCTCACGGCCTGAACGAGTTAGACACATTTGACATTATGATTTGACAAACTTGTCTGCTTTGACTATCTTttaactgtctttttttttctttcttttttttacagaaacatAATGGTGGGTTTACACTGGGTTCAGTCCGTCATCAGGAAATGGTGGCCAGAACTTTCTAAGAATGAGAAAAGACTGCGGGACAGTTGTTCAGAAGACAGGTAGGCAACACATACTTAAATACAACCAAGACTCAAAGGGTACTTACCGCTATTTTCAAACTTAGCCTCAGTTTCCAGGGTTCCATTCTATGCAAATCTTTGAAATGACTTAACCGTACAACCAATGTACAATATTCAGTAATATTAATTAAGTAGGAGAAACTTTACCACCAAAATGTAACCCCTTTTAGATTCAAGTCAGTTGGCGTGATGAAAAGATGGCTCTGGTTGAAAATAAACAGAACATGCCTTTTTAAACTGTTTCTTAGTAATGAGAAATGGCATTGACCTTCTGACAGGATACGCTATTGATCATTAAGAAGCAAATTCAATATTTATTATGGAATaatgtatgactttttatggtattatttatcttt includes:
- the katnbl1 gene encoding KATNB1-like protein 1, with product MKQVDIINKEELDKERFQVHYGVHSPGKAKRLSSCKRKGCPLVEVGLKLHRRTSDVGRVCDPGMANKENELTCSDDVRGMHYNDNCGLPMNSAEASKMAGASSKYSDLTELSKDHEAMTHILFGRNLRLKVAQTLWQKNASELVAYLIRIEDTGVLLDCLPVLTNNLKTEAPCLSLGCCVDLMPQVKVILASKYEENIMVGLHWVQSVIRKWWPELSKNEKRLRDSCSEDRNIEVMKQRLKDLWKEGARLCLVPGSTGELAKAIESYLSQLP